One segment of Camelus ferus isolate YT-003-E chromosome 26, BCGSAC_Cfer_1.0, whole genome shotgun sequence DNA contains the following:
- the LSM1 gene encoding U6 snRNA-associated Sm-like protein LSm1, whose amino-acid sequence MNYMPGTASLIEDIDKKHLVLLRDGRTLIGFLRSIDQFANLVLHQTVERIHVGKKYGDIPRGIFVVRGENVVLLGEIDLEKESDTPLQQVSIEEILEEQRVEQQTRLEAEKLKVQALKDRGLSIPRADTLDEY is encoded by the exons ATGAACTATATGCCCGGCACCGCCAGCCTCATCGAGGACATTGACA AAAAGCACTTGGTCCTGCTTCGAGATGGAAGGACACTTATAGGCTTTTTAAGAAGCATTGATCAATTTG CTAACTTAGTGCTACATCAGACTGTGGAGCGTATTCATGTGGGCAAAAAATACGGTGATATTCCTCGAGGGATTTTTGTGGTCAGAGGAGAAAATGTGGTCCTACTAGGAGAAATA GACTTAGAAAAGGAGAGTGACACACCCCTCCAGCAAGTGTCCATTGAAGAAATCCTAGAAGAACAAAGGGTGGAGCAGCAGACCAGGCTGGAGGCCGAGAAGCTGAAAGTTCAGGCTCTGAAGGACCGAGGCCTCTCCATCCCTCGAGCAGACACTCTTGATGAGTATTAA